In a genomic window of Spirosoma agri:
- a CDS encoding retropepsin-like aspartic protease: MRIDTVVKAVSCLSFAYLWFSPVYGQSKRLSDTLTSTYVTAVSSWLHGRDEQAKKQLLAVPAHHDSTEQRSAWHLLLDEFYFWPGEYQRYLQLADSLQVAANFYGSAKLLAQQPAVQYQLRTDSIVIPIRLKHKSHPVVDVLLNGHICRLILDTGAQRTMLSRRFVNRLGAAKLTTLTVTNYNGENVQGSLLMADSLVLGSLTVKNLPVIGAQMPFLGVDGLLGWDVLRQFAITIDYVNRQFTLRRSMPKANGNPNLLGGSYPMVLAYGAVNNQLNVVLDTGDNRQFSVSPTGLTKIGPYRTKQRLAFSSAVGQPVHISRDRLVKRTAISIDGVSYPFRNSAVFRADNVVGQVIRDGVLGSGAFRRGILRLDAPNHRFTYQHKSKQDQ, translated from the coding sequence ATGAGAATCGATACTGTTGTCAAAGCTGTTAGTTGCCTAAGTTTCGCTTATCTGTGGTTCAGTCCCGTTTATGGGCAGTCCAAGCGTCTGAGCGATACGCTAACGTCAACCTATGTCACAGCGGTCAGTAGCTGGCTACATGGTCGCGACGAACAGGCTAAAAAACAGCTTCTTGCCGTTCCCGCTCATCATGATTCGACAGAACAACGTTCGGCTTGGCATCTGCTACTGGACGAATTTTACTTCTGGCCGGGGGAGTACCAGCGTTATCTGCAACTCGCTGACTCATTACAGGTGGCTGCCAATTTTTACGGTTCAGCTAAACTGCTTGCTCAGCAACCAGCAGTACAGTATCAGCTACGGACAGACAGTATAGTGATCCCTATCCGACTTAAACACAAAAGTCATCCGGTAGTAGACGTTCTGCTGAATGGACACATCTGCCGCTTGATCCTTGATACGGGGGCACAACGAACGATGCTTTCGCGCCGGTTTGTCAACCGATTAGGAGCCGCGAAATTAACCACTCTAACCGTAACGAACTATAATGGAGAGAACGTACAGGGTTCATTGTTGATGGCAGACTCGCTAGTCTTGGGCAGCCTGACAGTCAAAAATTTACCGGTTATTGGCGCACAAATGCCTTTTCTTGGAGTTGATGGGTTGCTGGGCTGGGATGTTTTACGGCAGTTTGCCATTACCATTGATTATGTCAACCGGCAATTCACATTACGGCGCTCTATGCCTAAGGCCAATGGCAACCCGAACCTGTTAGGAGGTAGTTACCCAATGGTGCTGGCTTATGGGGCTGTTAATAATCAGCTGAACGTAGTATTGGACACAGGAGACAACAGGCAGTTCTCTGTCTCGCCCACCGGCCTGACCAAGATCGGCCCCTATCGAACGAAACAACGTCTTGCATTTTCGTCAGCTGTGGGACAACCCGTTCACATAAGCCGTGATCGGCTTGTAAAACGAACGGCCATTTCCATTGATGGAGTCAGCTATCCGTTCAGGAACTCCGCCGTTTTTCGTGCCGATAATGTTGTTGGCCAGGTCATCAGGGATGGTGTGCTTGGTAGTGGAGCCTTCCGTCGAGGTATTCTAAGGCTCGATGCACCTAATCACCGGTTCACTTATCAACACAAATCGAAGCAGGATCAGTAA
- a CDS encoding 3-keto-disaccharide hydrolase, which translates to MFRILFALFSVIGITAEVARSQSLNTLSAQEKKEGWTLLFNGKNTTGWHTYGGKPVGSSWQIEQGALKLNVPNRVGNKAPDGGDLVTDAVFEGDFEFKADWKVERFTNSGIFFFVQEAPQYKNIFDTGLELQVLDDAIYEGAAENKHRAGDFFSVANARVRELKPVGEWNQVRFVVKNKKMTVYLNGFSIQEHELTGADWKQRLATSKLNNAPISKGNYTGRIGLQDWGSSVWFRNIKIRTI; encoded by the coding sequence ATGTTCCGTATTCTGTTTGCGCTCTTTTCTGTTATCGGTATCACCGCTGAAGTCGCCCGTTCACAATCGCTCAATACGTTATCAGCTCAGGAAAAAAAGGAAGGATGGACACTTCTTTTCAATGGTAAAAACACGACTGGCTGGCATACGTATGGCGGCAAACCCGTGGGTTCATCCTGGCAGATCGAACAGGGTGCCCTGAAATTAAATGTTCCTAACAGGGTCGGGAACAAAGCGCCGGATGGGGGCGACCTAGTAACGGACGCTGTTTTTGAGGGTGATTTTGAGTTTAAAGCCGACTGGAAGGTGGAGCGGTTTACTAATAGCGGCATCTTTTTCTTCGTGCAGGAAGCTCCTCAATACAAAAACATCTTTGACACCGGATTGGAACTTCAGGTACTCGATGACGCTATTTATGAGGGAGCCGCCGAGAACAAGCACCGCGCCGGCGATTTTTTCAGTGTTGCTAACGCGCGGGTGCGGGAATTGAAACCCGTCGGTGAGTGGAATCAGGTTCGGTTTGTTGTCAAAAATAAAAAGATGACGGTCTATCTGAACGGCTTTAGCATTCAGGAGCATGAGCTAACCGGCGCCGACTGGAAACAGCGTTTGGCTACCAGCAAACTGAACAACGCACCCATCAGTAAAGGCAACTACACTGGTCGGATTGGTTTGCAGGACTGGGGAAGTTCGGTCTGGTTCCGTAATATCAAGATCCGTACGATTTAG
- a CDS encoding aldose 1-epimerase: MPFSITTRPFGPLPLPTDHKPLTEYILQYEETGEFATIIPEFGGMIRRLVLGRGKHLFALLKAPESPQALFADESYASALLFPFPSRIRHGIYAFEGEKHALRMNEASRDNALHGLVHGKSFSVIDQETTPNHASLTVRYDYSGDAVGYPFPFALTVNYELTRADWLTLGSDPNADRLCALRITYSALNTGTTRSPVAFGWHPYFTFTSSPIDELTLSLPGRTAITLDDAMIPNGQKPAEEPETLTLKDLELDTPFKINPTGETPEGISFAETVLDSPEAGVKLVIGQETGEGKLNYLVCYTPPRRDSIAIEPLTANVDSFNNGDGLVTLNPGETLSGSMWVRLK, encoded by the coding sequence ATGCCTTTTTCAATTACGACGCGGCCATTTGGTCCCCTGCCGCTACCTACTGATCATAAACCGCTGACTGAATACATCCTTCAATACGAAGAAACAGGTGAGTTTGCGACGATCATTCCCGAATTCGGCGGCATGATTCGGCGTCTGGTACTTGGTCGGGGCAAGCATTTGTTTGCGCTACTCAAAGCCCCAGAATCCCCACAGGCATTGTTCGCGGATGAATCATACGCCAGCGCGTTACTCTTCCCGTTCCCAAGCCGAATCCGGCATGGCATCTACGCATTCGAGGGCGAAAAACATGCGCTTAGAATGAATGAAGCCAGTCGTGACAACGCGCTGCATGGACTCGTTCACGGCAAATCCTTCTCGGTCATCGATCAGGAGACAACGCCAAACCATGCCAGTCTAACGGTTCGCTATGATTATTCCGGCGATGCCGTTGGTTACCCGTTCCCGTTTGCGCTTACGGTAAATTACGAACTTACCCGCGCCGACTGGTTAACCCTGGGCAGCGACCCCAACGCCGACCGGTTATGTGCTTTACGCATCACCTACTCGGCACTTAATACGGGAACGACCCGGTCCCCAGTGGCCTTTGGCTGGCACCCTTATTTCACCTTCACCAGTTCCCCTATCGATGAACTAACACTGTCACTGCCGGGCCGAACGGCCATCACGCTTGACGACGCCATGATCCCGAATGGCCAGAAACCTGCGGAAGAACCGGAAACACTGACTCTAAAAGACCTTGAATTAGATACGCCTTTTAAAATCAACCCAACGGGTGAGACGCCGGAAGGTATCAGCTTTGCCGAAACGGTATTGGATTCACCGGAGGCAGGCGTTAAACTGGTGATCGGTCAGGAAACGGGCGAGGGTAAATTAAATTACTTGGTTTGCTACACCCCCCCCCGACGTGACAGCATTGCGATTGAACCACTCACGGCCAACGTCGATTCGTTCAACAACGGCGACGGGCTGGTTACGCTGAACCCCGGCGAAACACTCAGCGGTTCGATGTGGGTCCGGCTAAAATAG
- a CDS encoding phosphatidylinositol-specific phospholipase C1-like protein, with product MNYSLFAVLLACLPALTPANLDSLPINKIQVIGSHNSYKQPIDPALVQVLKRADSSMVKSIDYSHPSLSEQLSMGLQNLEIDVYADAAGGKYAHPKGLDWTGKNAQTTPYDPQGVMNEPGFKVFHIQEIDFRSNCLTFKNCLQELKSWSDAHKGHYPVFITMNAKDDVINRPGFAVPEKFTAEVYNQLDQVIVETLGRQKLITPDDVQGSAETLEKAVLAGKWPTVAAARGKFMFVLDEIGAKRTAYIDGHSSLKGRILFTNSEPGTPEAAFIIRNNPITELAAIQELVKKGYLVRTRADADTKQARQNDRRMFEAACQSGAQIITTDYYVKSKHFDSPYVISFEGGSYIKQNPLL from the coding sequence ATGAATTATTCCCTTTTTGCTGTTCTCCTGGCTTGCCTTCCGGCCCTGACACCCGCTAATCTGGATAGTCTGCCGATTAATAAAATTCAGGTCATTGGCTCGCATAATAGCTACAAACAACCGATCGATCCGGCATTGGTTCAGGTGTTGAAACGAGCGGATTCATCGATGGTAAAATCAATCGACTACAGCCATCCCAGCTTGTCAGAACAGCTTTCGATGGGATTGCAGAATCTTGAAATCGATGTTTATGCCGATGCCGCAGGCGGTAAATACGCTCATCCGAAAGGACTTGACTGGACCGGGAAAAATGCGCAAACTACGCCCTACGATCCGCAGGGCGTAATGAACGAACCGGGCTTCAAGGTATTTCACATACAGGAAATAGATTTCCGCAGCAATTGCCTGACGTTCAAAAACTGTTTACAGGAACTCAAGAGTTGGTCTGACGCGCACAAGGGCCATTACCCCGTTTTCATTACGATGAATGCAAAAGACGACGTCATCAACCGACCGGGGTTTGCCGTTCCGGAGAAATTTACGGCGGAGGTTTATAATCAACTGGATCAGGTGATTGTAGAAACGCTGGGTCGGCAGAAGCTCATCACACCGGATGACGTGCAGGGATCGGCTGAAACGTTGGAAAAAGCCGTTTTAGCGGGCAAATGGCCAACGGTGGCAGCAGCCAGAGGCAAATTTATGTTCGTGCTGGATGAAATCGGCGCAAAACGAACGGCTTATATCGACGGACATTCATCGCTGAAAGGACGTATCTTATTTACCAACTCTGAGCCGGGCACGCCCGAAGCGGCCTTCATTATCCGTAATAATCCAATTACCGAATTGGCAGCTATTCAGGAGCTTGTCAAAAAGGGGTATCTCGTTCGTACGCGCGCCGATGCGGACACGAAACAGGCTCGCCAGAACGATAGACGAATGTTCGAGGCTGCCTGCCAGTCGGGTGCGCAAATCATCACGACGGACTATTACGTCAAGAGCAAACACTTCGATTCACCCTACGTTATCAGTTTCGAGGGGGGAAGCTACATAAAGCAGAATCCGCTGTTGTAA
- a CDS encoding alkaline phosphatase family protein has product MCRLLTLLTGFWLLSPLWSIAQSKPKKALFIIVDGIPADVIERESTPYLDSIAKKGAYKQAYVGGIKGTYSQTPTISAVGYNSLLTGTWVNKHNVWDNSIKAPNYHYPTIFRLFKEQYPTKKTAVFSSWTDNRTKLIGEGLSQTGSLQLDYHADGYELDTVRFPHDQERDFMAKIDHQVVSDAVASLQTQAPDLSWVYLEYTDDMGHRYGDSPPFIRAVKQMDAEIGRIWRAIQERQKQGEDWQIFITTDHGRDEKTGKNHGGQSPRERATWLVTNTPDLNAYATRFQPAVVDIMPTIARFLNITIPSEVSRELDGIPLTGPVSLAEPTVRQQGDFLAVTWKAVDPTGTVKLWLTTTNQFETGGKDDYKLMAEVPLKNERYLINASKMPSSFYKIVLEGPANTVNRWLVSEGQK; this is encoded by the coding sequence ATGTGTCGGCTTCTGACCCTGCTAACTGGTTTCTGGCTTTTGTCTCCGCTTTGGTCGATCGCTCAGAGCAAACCGAAGAAAGCGCTGTTTATCATCGTTGACGGTATTCCGGCGGATGTTATCGAGCGGGAATCGACTCCGTATCTGGATAGTATCGCCAAAAAAGGGGCTTATAAACAGGCTTACGTCGGCGGTATCAAAGGCACCTACTCACAGACGCCAACCATCTCGGCGGTTGGGTACAATAGTTTGCTGACCGGCACCTGGGTCAACAAGCACAACGTTTGGGATAACAGCATCAAAGCGCCGAACTACCATTATCCGACTATTTTCCGGCTGTTCAAGGAGCAATACCCGACGAAAAAGACAGCCGTTTTTTCGAGCTGGACCGATAATCGGACAAAACTGATTGGTGAAGGCCTTTCACAAACCGGGTCTTTGCAACTGGATTACCACGCCGATGGCTACGAACTCGATACGGTACGGTTTCCACACGATCAGGAACGTGATTTTATGGCCAAAATTGACCACCAGGTGGTGTCCGATGCGGTAGCGTCTTTACAAACACAAGCACCTGATTTATCGTGGGTTTACCTCGAATACACCGACGACATGGGCCACCGCTATGGCGATAGTCCGCCCTTTATCCGTGCCGTGAAGCAAATGGATGCTGAAATCGGGCGCATTTGGCGTGCCATTCAGGAGCGTCAGAAACAAGGTGAGGACTGGCAGATTTTCATCACGACCGACCACGGCAGAGACGAAAAAACAGGTAAGAATCACGGTGGACAATCGCCCCGTGAGCGTGCTACGTGGCTGGTTACCAATACCCCCGACCTCAATGCGTATGCCACTCGTTTTCAGCCGGCGGTAGTAGACATCATGCCCACAATTGCCCGTTTCCTGAACATCACAATTCCATCGGAAGTCAGTCGGGAACTGGATGGGATACCACTCACCGGCCCTGTATCGTTGGCGGAACCCACTGTTCGACAGCAGGGTGATTTTCTAGCAGTAACCTGGAAAGCAGTAGACCCGACCGGCACCGTTAAACTGTGGCTAACCACAACGAATCAGTTCGAAACAGGCGGTAAAGACGATTACAAACTGATGGCTGAAGTGCCACTGAAAAATGAGCGCTATCTGATCAACGCGAGCAAGATGCCCTCGTCTTTTTACAAAATTGTGCTGGAAGGCCCTGCAAATACTGTTAACCGGTGGTTAGTTTCGGAAGGGCAGAAGTGA
- a CDS encoding TIGR02757 family protein: protein MTHNELSDLLNQKADQYNRPSFIDRDPISIPHRFSTRQDIEIMGFWSAVLAWGQRSVILKKSTELVDLMDGAPYDFIRTHEESDLKRFLNFKHRTFNATDALYFLHFFRQYYQEHDSLEDAFLSNGTGKPPTTAGGFPATIQTVEPNLIAFHDRFCSLTDFFPERTRKHIATPARNSSCKRLLMFLRWMVRRDDRNTVGGGVDFGIWSRLSPDQLVIPIDVHVNRVARKLGLLTRPQTDWKAALELTDALRQFDPIDPVRYDFALFGLGVEGEM from the coding sequence TTGACACACAACGAGCTTTCCGATTTACTCAACCAGAAGGCCGATCAGTATAATCGGCCTTCCTTTATTGACCGGGACCCCATCAGCATTCCGCACCGCTTTTCTACCAGGCAGGACATCGAAATCATGGGGTTCTGGTCGGCGGTGCTGGCCTGGGGACAGCGGTCGGTCATTTTAAAGAAGTCAACCGAGCTGGTTGACTTGATGGATGGGGCACCTTATGACTTCATTCGGACTCACGAAGAAAGCGATCTCAAACGGTTTCTGAACTTCAAGCACCGCACGTTCAACGCAACCGACGCACTTTATTTCCTACATTTCTTTCGCCAGTATTACCAGGAACACGACTCATTAGAAGATGCGTTTCTGAGTAATGGAACGGGAAAGCCTCCTACGACAGCAGGCGGCTTCCCAGCCACCATACAGACAGTCGAGCCAAACCTCATTGCCTTCCACGACCGGTTCTGTAGCTTAACGGATTTCTTCCCCGAACGTACGCGCAAGCACATTGCTACGCCCGCCCGTAACTCATCGTGCAAACGACTGCTGATGTTTCTGCGCTGGATGGTTCGGCGCGACGACCGAAATACGGTTGGTGGCGGGGTTGATTTTGGGATTTGGAGTCGCCTTAGCCCCGACCAACTAGTCATTCCGATTGATGTCCACGTAAATCGGGTAGCTCGTAAACTGGGGCTTCTAACCCGGCCACAAACGGACTGGAAAGCGGCACTGGAACTCACGGACGCACTACGCCAGTTCGACCCCATCGATCCGGTACGGTATGACTTTGCCCTGTTTGGGTTGGGTGTCGAAGGAGAAATGTAA
- a CDS encoding LysM peptidoglycan-binding domain-containing protein: protein MKKYIVLIALPFLLSGIANAHTVADSVGVEKKDGKRFILHRVDQNQTLYSIARRYSSSVAAIKAANPSIGDAVRAAQIVRIPMAAGSLSRKEEKTIDKAIRKQEKAKEKEAKNTPDAIAKASTKENREARKSNDPAKVGIHVVEPGQTLYSLAVRYDIAQSDLRKWNSLPGNNVLIGQALIVSEKAYLARTPAAQIAAAAKTPPPAHPETPARTAPKPERPTPKKPEETTTAKTEPAAPKPENPAPTKPDNASSTSAKTEEVIEIPHPGNDAPMPTRGRRLATSGVAEMIEGDGSGKYLALHRTAPIGTLVQVRNEFNNQSLWVKVIGRLPNTGVNDKILVKLSAQAFAKLSPQDRRFRAEVSYIAP from the coding sequence ATGAAAAAGTACATAGTCCTCATTGCCCTGCCGTTTTTGTTAAGTGGTATTGCAAACGCCCATACCGTAGCCGATTCTGTGGGTGTTGAGAAAAAAGATGGCAAGCGGTTTATTCTACACCGCGTTGATCAGAATCAGACACTCTATTCCATTGCCCGTCGCTATTCCAGTTCCGTAGCTGCGATTAAAGCGGCCAACCCATCCATTGGCGATGCCGTTCGCGCTGCACAGATCGTCCGAATCCCCATGGCTGCCGGTTCGCTGAGCCGGAAAGAAGAAAAAACGATCGACAAGGCGATTCGGAAACAAGAGAAAGCCAAGGAGAAAGAAGCAAAAAACACGCCGGACGCCATTGCGAAGGCATCGACAAAGGAAAACCGGGAAGCGCGCAAAAGTAATGACCCCGCCAAAGTAGGTATTCACGTTGTTGAACCCGGTCAGACCTTGTACAGCCTTGCCGTCCGGTATGACATCGCTCAATCCGACCTGCGCAAGTGGAACAGCCTGCCCGGCAACAATGTCCTGATCGGCCAGGCGTTGATCGTGAGCGAGAAAGCCTATCTGGCCCGGACACCGGCAGCTCAGATAGCAGCAGCGGCAAAAACTCCGCCCCCGGCTCACCCGGAAACCCCCGCACGAACAGCACCCAAGCCGGAACGTCCGACACCGAAGAAACCCGAAGAAACGACTACGGCCAAAACCGAGCCCGCTGCCCCGAAACCAGAGAACCCCGCTCCGACGAAGCCAGACAATGCCTCATCGACTTCGGCCAAGACCGAAGAGGTTATCGAAATCCCCCACCCTGGCAACGACGCTCCGATGCCAACCCGTGGCCGACGCCTTGCCACGAGTGGTGTAGCGGAGATGATTGAAGGCGACGGTTCCGGCAAATACCTGGCGCTCCACCGCACGGCCCCGATCGGTACGCTGGTGCAGGTCCGGAATGAGTTCAATAACCAGAGCTTATGGGTAAAGGTGATTGGCCGCCTGCCGAACACGGGTGTGAACGATAAAATTCTCGTAAAACTCTCGGCGCAGGCGTTTGCGAAACTTTCCCCCCAGGACCGACGTTTCCGAGCAGAGGTCAGTTACATTGCCCCTTAA
- the porX gene encoding T9SS response regulator signal transducer PorX, with translation MQNYSILWADDEIDLLKPHILFLKNKGYDVTPVNSGADALEEVEQANYDVVFLDEMMPGMTGLETLSQIKQMRPNLPVVMITKSEEEHIMEEAIGSKIADYLIKPLNPNQILLSVKKILDNKRLVTERTNIGYQQDFRNISMQYNDRMDFDEWADVYKKLIYWELELDTSQDKSMVEVMNMQKSEANSTFCKFVIDNYEDWLNEPKAESPVMSHQLMRKKVFPLLDQTSNDNSGPLFFILVDNLRYDQWKVIEPLLSEYFTVEEESSYYSILPTTTGFARNAIFSGMMPSEMERKHPDLWVNDDSEDEGLNNHEDEFLRRQLEQSRLNVKMSYHKILNVNQGKSLVDNFNNLLQNQLNVVVYNFVDMLSHARTDMAMIKELAPDESAYRSITRSWFLHSPLLEFIQKIAAKNGRLIITTDHGMIRVQKPAKIVGYRETNTNLRYKQGKNLGFDDNHLFVGRKPERLFLPKPHVSTAYVFTLEDYFFAYPNNYNYYVNHYRNTFQHGGVSLEEMIIPFAYLTAKR, from the coding sequence ATGCAAAATTATTCGATACTGTGGGCCGACGACGAAATTGATCTGCTCAAGCCACATATTCTGTTTTTGAAAAACAAAGGCTACGATGTAACACCCGTCAACAGCGGAGCTGATGCACTCGAAGAGGTAGAGCAAGCCAATTACGACGTCGTATTTTTAGATGAGATGATGCCCGGTATGACCGGCCTCGAAACGCTTTCACAGATCAAACAGATGCGGCCAAACCTGCCGGTTGTCATGATCACGAAGAGCGAAGAGGAGCACATCATGGAAGAAGCTATCGGTTCCAAGATTGCTGATTACCTGATTAAGCCACTGAATCCCAATCAAATCCTGCTGTCCGTCAAGAAAATTCTGGACAATAAGCGTCTGGTCACTGAACGGACTAACATTGGCTACCAGCAGGATTTTCGGAACATATCGATGCAGTATAACGACCGCATGGATTTCGATGAGTGGGCCGATGTCTACAAGAAGTTGATATACTGGGAGCTGGAATTAGATACGTCGCAAGATAAAAGCATGGTCGAGGTGATGAACATGCAAAAAAGCGAAGCCAATTCTACGTTCTGTAAGTTCGTGATCGATAATTACGAAGACTGGCTGAACGAACCGAAAGCAGAGAGTCCTGTCATGTCGCACCAGTTAATGCGCAAGAAGGTATTCCCGCTGCTGGACCAGACGAGCAATGACAATTCGGGCCCCTTATTCTTTATTCTGGTCGATAACCTGCGCTATGACCAGTGGAAGGTGATCGAACCACTGCTGAGCGAATATTTCACGGTCGAAGAAGAATCGTCGTATTATTCCATTCTCCCAACAACGACGGGGTTCGCCCGGAATGCCATTTTCTCCGGTATGATGCCGAGCGAGATGGAACGGAAACACCCCGATCTGTGGGTCAATGACGATAGCGAAGACGAAGGGCTTAATAACCACGAAGACGAGTTTCTGCGTCGGCAACTCGAGCAGAGCCGCCTGAACGTGAAGATGTCGTACCACAAGATCCTGAACGTTAATCAGGGAAAATCGCTGGTCGATAACTTCAACAACCTGCTGCAGAATCAGTTGAACGTGGTTGTCTACAACTTTGTGGACATGCTATCGCACGCTCGTACGGATATGGCCATGATCAAAGAACTGGCTCCCGACGAGTCGGCTTACCGGTCGATCACGCGGTCGTGGTTCTTACACTCGCCCTTGCTGGAATTTATTCAGAAGATTGCGGCCAAAAACGGACGGCTTATCATTACCACCGATCACGGTATGATTCGGGTGCAGAAGCCAGCCAAAATCGTTGGCTATCGCGAGACCAATACGAACTTGCGTTATAAGCAGGGTAAGAACCTCGGCTTCGACGATAATCACCTGTTCGTGGGCCGTAAGCCGGAACGGTTGTTCCTGCCGAAGCCTCACGTTTCGACGGCGTATGTCTTCACGCTGGAAGATTACTTCTTTGCCTACCCGAACAACTACAATTATTACGTCAATCACTACCGCAATACCTTCCAGCACGGGGGCGTATCGCTGGAAGAGATGATTATTCCGTTTGCTTACCTGACGGCCAAGCGATAG
- a CDS encoding helix-turn-helix transcriptional regulator: protein MTTLYTVRFRLFFVLSLFTTYLYGQTGSFQQLETKVYKLNNELKFNESQALLLPVIQDDAVSNEDKYQAATLLSYTYKRVFDYKSALKFLDIARTFASETPKKEQYLTAIQSEKAFILFDTHEYKKADRLMSQLAKNGFAYINQENKSKLIMQQGYLLFLSKQYEKAESTYDLAVSLMRTSSPCDLPMIFVKKMQLYNAMNRSDLMTEALRKSSFYADSCKIIKYDIYTYDELLHIYEGRNDLAAILQTKKKLDSLNLVYASNEQIASLHDQKETILLKNKDQQLSQKTSMEKYLTIILIGVVVLAMALLGWLLRYRRGQRQLEADFIRMKSELETYIQMNKSVALSKEVPESGQSAKLSERQQDVLKCMATGMSNKQIADKLFISENTVKYHIKNIYLLLEIKDRKEFLVNVKKPTV, encoded by the coding sequence ATGACAACTCTATACACCGTACGTTTTCGTTTATTTTTCGTGCTTTCTTTGTTTACGACTTACCTGTACGGGCAGACGGGCTCATTTCAGCAGTTGGAGACGAAAGTTTACAAGCTGAATAATGAATTGAAATTCAACGAGTCACAGGCCTTGCTCTTGCCTGTGATACAGGATGATGCCGTAAGCAATGAGGATAAGTATCAGGCGGCTACGCTGTTGTCGTATACGTATAAGCGCGTATTCGATTATAAGTCGGCGCTAAAATTTCTGGACATTGCCCGAACCTTTGCCAGCGAAACGCCAAAAAAGGAACAGTACCTGACTGCAATCCAGTCTGAGAAAGCCTTTATTCTGTTCGACACCCATGAATACAAAAAGGCTGATCGCTTGATGAGCCAGCTGGCAAAGAACGGCTTTGCCTACATCAACCAGGAGAACAAGTCCAAGCTGATCATGCAGCAGGGCTATCTGTTGTTTCTCAGCAAGCAATACGAAAAAGCGGAGTCTACCTATGATCTGGCAGTTAGCCTGATGCGTACATCGTCACCCTGCGATTTGCCGATGATCTTCGTCAAGAAGATGCAGCTCTACAACGCCATGAACCGCTCCGACCTGATGACGGAAGCGTTGCGGAAATCGTCTTTTTATGCTGACTCGTGCAAGATTATTAAATATGACATCTACACATACGATGAGTTGTTACACATCTACGAAGGGCGAAATGATCTGGCGGCCATCCTCCAGACCAAGAAAAAATTGGATAGCCTGAACCTGGTGTATGCCAGTAACGAACAGATTGCGTCGCTACACGATCAGAAAGAAACCATCCTGCTGAAAAATAAGGATCAGCAACTAAGTCAGAAGACGAGCATGGAGAAATACCTCACGATCATACTGATCGGGGTAGTCGTGCTGGCTATGGCCCTGCTGGGCTGGCTGCTCCGGTATCGTCGCGGGCAGCGGCAACTGGAGGCCGACTTCATCCGGATGAAGTCGGAACTGGAAACCTACATCCAGATGAATAAGTCTGTTGCCCTGAGCAAGGAAGTACCCGAAAGCGGGCAGTCAGCCAAACTGTCGGAACGTCAGCAGGACGTGTTGAAATGCATGGCCACGGGAATGTCGAACAAACAGATCGCCGATAAATTGTTCATCTCTGAAAACACGGTCAAATACCACATCAAAAATATTTACCTATTACTGGAGATCAAGGATCGGAAGGAATTTCTGGTCAATGTCAAGAAGCCAACTGTTTAA